A single window of Leptolyngbya ohadii IS1 DNA harbors:
- a CDS encoding Npun_R2821/Npun_R2822 family protein, with product MNRGIYIVANDRVLDQSIALLNSIRLRDPETPIVLIPYDEQYDRVASVLAERHQVQLFPDLDLIESLSQKLHQIFGDRFFDKPNKLRKQACWLGPFDEFLYIDTDIIVFEKIIEVLNYFDRCDFLCADYQHRSGIQNIFSPIVQQQQIFTPAELQDVFNSGFWAAKKSLLSESDLYALCAECAAHPEYFDFSGKVSDQPILNYLVLKQIPRRLNLARQANPVPGNWAGSPHFVCQEDINQNDRLFDPQTGRSLQFLHWAGIRIEPGCPYWEIWKHYRCLNETPADPFAFQDDSTPFGRSSTPFGRSPQVKPHQQILQKLLQRLKP from the coding sequence ATGAACCGTGGCATTTATATCGTGGCAAACGATCGCGTCCTCGATCAGTCGATCGCCCTGCTGAACAGTATTCGCCTGCGCGATCCCGAAACCCCGATCGTCCTCATTCCCTACGATGAGCAATACGATCGCGTCGCATCGGTTTTGGCAGAACGCCATCAGGTACAGCTTTTTCCGGATTTAGATCTGATCGAATCCCTGTCGCAAAAACTCCATCAGATCTTTGGCGATCGCTTTTTCGATAAACCCAACAAACTGCGAAAGCAAGCCTGCTGGCTCGGACCTTTCGATGAATTTCTCTACATCGATACCGATATCATCGTCTTTGAGAAAATCATTGAGGTACTGAATTACTTCGATCGCTGCGATTTTCTCTGCGCCGACTACCAGCATCGATCGGGGATTCAAAATATCTTTTCGCCGATCGTCCAGCAACAGCAAATATTCACCCCTGCCGAACTTCAGGATGTGTTTAACAGCGGCTTCTGGGCAGCCAAAAAGTCTCTCCTTTCTGAATCGGACTTATATGCTCTCTGCGCCGAATGCGCCGCCCATCCTGAATACTTTGACTTCTCCGGCAAAGTCTCCGATCAGCCCATCCTCAACTATCTGGTGCTAAAGCAAATTCCGCGCCGCCTCAACCTCGCCCGCCAAGCCAATCCCGTTCCCGGCAACTGGGCAGGCAGCCCTCATTTTGTTTGCCAGGAGGATATCAACCAAAACGATCGACTGTTTGACCCTCAGACCGGACGATCGCTTCAGTTTCTTCACTGGGCAGGGATTCGCATCGAGCCGGGTTGCCCCTACTGGGAGATCTGGAAGCATTACCGCTGCCTGAACGAAACTCCAGCCGATCCCTTTGCGTTCCAGGACGATTCAACGCCCTTCGGTCGATCCTCAACGCCCTTCGGTCGATCGCCCCAGGTCAAACCCCATCAGCAAATTCTGCAAAAACTGCTTCAACGGCTAAAACCCTAA
- the rpoD gene encoding RNA polymerase sigma factor RpoD, which produces MTQANDVLETMDPAESDLDELLIEGEDRDDEEELFDTQPDEEEDGKAPKGATRRRAQAKKKLYTEDSIRLYLQEIGRIRLLRADEEIELARKIADLLELERIRDRLCEKLDRTPQDLEHNLEVWANEVNQPLPKFRRRLYEGRRAKEKMVQSNLRLVVSIAKKYMNRGLSFQDLIQEGSLGLIRAAEKFDHEKGYKFSTYATWWIRQAITRAIADQSRTIRLPVHLYETISRIKKTTKLLSQEMGRKPTEEEIATRMEMTIEKLRFIAKSAQLPISLETPIGKEEDSRLGDFIESDGETPEDQVSKNLLREDLENVLGTLSARERDVLRLRYGLDDGRMKTLEEIGQIFNVTRERIRQIEAKALRKLRHPNRNSVLKEYIR; this is translated from the coding sequence ATGACCCAGGCTAACGACGTACTCGAAACCATGGACCCCGCCGAGAGTGACCTGGACGAACTCTTGATTGAAGGAGAGGATCGAGACGACGAAGAGGAATTGTTCGACACTCAGCCTGATGAGGAGGAAGACGGCAAAGCCCCCAAAGGTGCAACCCGTCGTCGGGCGCAAGCAAAGAAAAAGCTGTACACCGAGGATTCGATTCGGCTGTACCTGCAAGAGATTGGTCGCATCCGACTGCTGCGGGCAGATGAAGAAATCGAACTTGCCCGAAAGATTGCAGACCTGCTGGAGCTAGAGCGCATTCGCGATCGTCTGTGCGAAAAGCTTGATCGGACGCCGCAGGATCTGGAACACAACCTGGAAGTCTGGGCAAACGAGGTGAATCAACCGCTGCCTAAGTTTCGCAGACGCCTGTATGAGGGACGCCGCGCCAAGGAAAAGATGGTGCAGTCGAACCTGAGACTGGTGGTGTCGATCGCCAAGAAGTACATGAACCGGGGTCTGTCTTTCCAGGATTTGATTCAGGAAGGCAGTCTGGGTCTGATTCGCGCCGCCGAGAAATTTGACCACGAGAAAGGCTACAAGTTCTCGACCTACGCAACCTGGTGGATTCGTCAGGCAATCACCCGCGCTATTGCTGACCAGTCTCGCACCATCCGTCTTCCTGTTCACCTCTACGAAACCATCTCCCGGATCAAGAAGACCACGAAGCTGCTGTCTCAGGAAATGGGACGGAAGCCCACCGAGGAAGAAATTGCAACCCGGATGGAAATGACGATCGAGAAGCTGCGGTTTATCGCAAAGTCGGCTCAACTGCCCATTTCGCTGGAAACTCCGATCGGTAAAGAAGAGGACTCCCGCCTGGGTGACTTCATCGAGTCTGACGGTGAAACCCCCGAAGATCAGGTATCCAAAAACCTGCTGCGGGAAGACCTGGAGAATGTGTTGGGTACGCTGAGCGCCCGCGAGCGAGATGTCCTGCGCCTGCGCTATGGTCTGGACGATGGACGGATGAAGACCCTGGAAGAAATCGGGCAAATCTTCAACGTCACCCGTGAGCGAATTCGCCAGATTGAAGCAAAGGCTCTGCGGAAGCTGCGTCACCCGAACCGTAACAGCGTTCTGAAAGAGTACATCCGCTAA
- the psbX gene encoding photosystem II reaction center X protein: MTPSLANFLYSLLAGVVIVVIPVVVGLVFISQNDKIQRQ; the protein is encoded by the coding sequence ATGACACCCTCTCTCGCAAACTTCCTTTACAGCCTGCTGGCTGGCGTAGTCATTGTTGTGATTCCGGTCGTTGTCGGACTCGTTTTCATCAGCCAGAACGATAAAATTCAGCGTCAGTAA
- a CDS encoding trypsin-like peptidase domain-containing protein codes for MNRKFIRSATSGFAVLGAALSLNVLNAVSPVELLNLARLGQTDTSSAQAQTLDQEEVINVRVYQQASPAVVSIESNDGTGSGIIISQDGLVITNAHVVSGSEKVKVTLADGREFEADVVAFGENGLDLAAVKISGQNNLPIVQIASSDSLTVGQRAFAIGNPFGQFQGTFTTGIVSRVDANRGLIQTDTAINPGNSGGPLLNSQGQLIGVNSAIFSPGSNGANNTGIGFAISTDRVQPFLTAVRNGTAPRIAQQSPLLGGGYVAKRIAMNTPVTGRLDDNSNILPTDRSFFDAYTFEGREGDRITIEMSSTQVDPFIILLAPDGQNVAQDDDSGGGSNARLTAALPTDGIYTVLANTYQAGETGEYSIRLAPGSAATPQRQAQNQPGQNNQPGQNNQPEQNNQPEQNNQQRQAAGQTILREEGTLGPGSQVLPDDGSLYQEYSFEGRQGQAITASMESPDFDTYLIVIGPGDRVIAQNDDAAPQNTNSTVTVTLPEDGTYRVIANAYDRTGRGRYTLEVR; via the coding sequence ATGAATCGTAAATTTATTCGCTCCGCAACTTCTGGTTTTGCAGTGCTGGGAGCCGCACTTAGCCTTAATGTGCTGAATGCGGTTAGTCCGGTAGAGCTGCTAAATCTGGCGAGATTGGGGCAAACTGATACCTCCTCTGCCCAGGCTCAGACGCTTGATCAGGAAGAGGTAATTAATGTCCGAGTCTATCAGCAGGCAAGCCCAGCCGTAGTGTCGATCGAATCAAATGATGGAACGGGCAGCGGTATCATCATCTCCCAGGATGGCTTAGTCATTACCAATGCCCATGTTGTCAGCGGTTCTGAAAAAGTGAAGGTGACATTAGCGGACGGACGCGAGTTTGAAGCCGATGTGGTTGCGTTTGGAGAGAATGGGCTGGATCTGGCGGCAGTAAAGATTAGCGGGCAAAATAACCTGCCGATTGTGCAAATTGCCTCTTCCGATTCGCTCACGGTGGGTCAACGGGCTTTTGCGATCGGTAATCCCTTTGGTCAGTTCCAGGGCACGTTCACAACGGGTATTGTCAGCCGAGTGGATGCCAATCGCGGCTTAATTCAAACCGATACAGCAATTAACCCCGGTAACTCCGGGGGTCCTTTGCTCAACAGCCAGGGACAGCTTATTGGGGTCAATAGCGCGATCTTCTCCCCCGGAAGCAACGGCGCGAACAATACGGGAATCGGCTTTGCTATCTCGACCGATCGAGTTCAGCCCTTCCTGACCGCAGTGAGAAATGGTACGGCTCCCCGAATCGCGCAACAGTCGCCACTGCTGGGCGGAGGATATGTCGCCAAACGAATTGCGATGAACACCCCGGTCACGGGTCGGCTTGATGATAACAGTAATATTTTGCCAACCGATCGCAGCTTTTTTGATGCCTATACCTTTGAGGGACGAGAGGGCGATCGAATTACGATCGAAATGAGCAGCACCCAGGTCGATCCGTTTATTATTCTGCTGGCTCCCGATGGTCAAAACGTGGCGCAGGATGACGATAGCGGCGGTGGCTCGAATGCACGTCTGACGGCTGCCCTGCCCACAGATGGTATTTACACGGTGCTGGCAAACACCTATCAGGCAGGCGAAACGGGAGAATACAGCATCCGGTTAGCTCCGGGCAGTGCCGCTACCCCCCAGCGCCAGGCACAGAATCAGCCGGGGCAGAATAATCAACCGGGGCAGAATAATCAGCCGGAACAGAATAACCAGCCAGAACAGAATAATCAGCAGCGCCAGGCGGCAGGACAGACAATTCTGCGCGAGGAAGGAACTCTAGGTCCAGGCTCTCAGGTATTGCCGGACGATGGCAGTCTTTACCAGGAATATAGCTTTGAGGGTCGGCAGGGTCAGGCAATCACGGCTTCAATGGAAAGTCCTGACTTCGATACCTATCTGATTGTGATTGGTCCTGGCGATCGTGTCATTGCCCAGAACGATGATGCTGCTCCCCAAAATACAAATTCTACGGTGACGGTCACGCTGCCCGAAGATGGTACTTATCGTGTAATTGCTAATGCTTACGATCGTACGGGACGCGGTCGCTACACATTAGAAGTTCGCTAA
- a CDS encoding Ycf66 family protein — MVNVGFGLPSVLGIALILAGAGLYFLRTMRPALARDQDIFFAAIALLCGGILFFQGWRLDPILQFAQFLSTGAAAWFAIEAVRLRGIATEQAKRATPVVDEERPVSTRYRAELDDLPPIDERRRVSPARRIQGSRDSRSSYDSGYDDYADDRRRSRDDRYGSDGSRRRAARPLPPDRSQASRDWDDDYDRPSSRNRDVDSRSGDASSYDSSYDGGYDSGSYNSSTYSSGSSGGSYDSGSYSTSDTTYSTSDTDASSRSRRPRSSDASPRRRGGSSRAGSDTTSDYVDYQPIDYPEEP, encoded by the coding sequence ATGGTAAACGTCGGATTCGGCTTACCCAGCGTCCTCGGCATTGCGCTTATTTTGGCAGGAGCGGGGTTATACTTCCTGCGAACCATGCGACCTGCCCTAGCGCGGGATCAGGATATCTTCTTTGCAGCCATTGCGCTTCTCTGCGGCGGCATCCTTTTCTTCCAGGGCTGGCGACTCGACCCAATTTTGCAGTTTGCCCAGTTCCTCTCCACCGGAGCAGCCGCCTGGTTTGCGATCGAAGCGGTTCGTTTGCGCGGCATTGCCACCGAGCAGGCAAAGCGAGCCACTCCCGTAGTAGACGAAGAACGTCCTGTAAGTACCCGCTACCGGGCAGAACTCGATGACCTGCCGCCGATCGACGAACGGAGACGAGTTAGCCCCGCCCGCCGCATTCAGGGAAGCCGCGATTCCCGCAGCAGCTACGACAGCGGCTATGACGACTATGCAGACGATCGTCGTCGCAGTCGGGATGATCGCTACGGGTCAGACGGTTCCCGTCGCCGTGCTGCCCGTCCCCTGCCGCCCGATCGCTCTCAGGCAAGCCGGGATTGGGACGATGATTACGATCGCCCTTCCAGCCGTAACCGGGATGTAGACTCGCGTAGCGGTGATGCCTCCAGCTATGACAGCAGCTATGACGGTGGCTATGATTCTGGCTCCTACAATTCCAGCACCTATAGCTCTGGTAGTTCTGGCGGCAGCTACGATTCTGGTTCCTACAGCACCAGCGATACGACCTATAGCACCAGCGATACCGATGCCTCCTCGCGCTCCCGTCGTCCTCGATCGTCTGATGCTTCGCCCCGTCGTCGCGGTGGTTCGAGTCGGGCAGGCTCCGATACTACCTCAGACTATGTAGACTATCAGCCGATCGACTATCCCGAAGAGCCATAA
- a CDS encoding YggT family protein: MTSTTIAAWILSPLLGLLILLFIFRIVLTWYPQVDLTKFPFSIVTLITEPLLIPLRKLIPPLGGVDITPILWVGIFSLLRELLLGQQGILTMMGRGV; encoded by the coding sequence ATGACTTCTACCACGATCGCCGCCTGGATTCTTTCGCCGCTGCTGGGTCTGCTGATCCTGCTGTTTATTTTCCGCATTGTGCTGACCTGGTATCCGCAGGTTGACCTGACCAAGTTTCCCTTCAGCATTGTCACGCTGATTACGGAGCCGCTGCTAATTCCGCTTCGCAAGCTGATTCCGCCGCTGGGGGGAGTAGATATTACCCCGATCCTATGGGTGGGAATTTTTAGTCTGCTGCGGGAGTTGCTGCTGGGTCAGCAGGGTATTTTGACCATGATGGGTCGGGGTGTTTAG
- a CDS encoding serine/threonine-protein kinase, translating into MSAVFCSRGHPNPGENRFCYLCGEKLSSPAMQQDLILGDRYRVVREIGHGGFGRTYLAEDLNRFREACVLKEFAPQIQGTSSLQKAEELFEREAGILYGLQHPQIPRFRELFRAVLGDRSHLFLVQDYISGETYGQLLQERQQRGEIFTEPEVCYLLTQVLPVLSYLHQSGVIHRDISPDNLILRSNDRLPVLIDFGGVKQVSAAAESQFLPSDQMTPAATRLGKIGYAPVEQMQQGIVSPQSDFYALAVTVLVLLSGQEPTRLLEMKGTSPQWQRSIAMSSALRRILQRMLTTQPDDRYRSANEVSADLQQANLIPAINPWLEQQPELADPQSITVEPPATHPTATAHAVLSKSPPLPKPRSHWSKWAIVGGLILAVSGSGWILRDRWLPFFSSINPFAPQEENREIGLQQRSETLGVSFSFLVQLANQTFYTRYPEQQGRTLSDNPQEQELRKTWDSIANEWLNLLEANLSSTARQKLGSYTKADRDGWKQQVNQLYVGSRSLFDLTDARFFALFPEQQGQSFIEQPIGQIWQGIAADQITALKNNTALERIQFAPGTFSRQISGRLAPGSGKVFIANLSEGQIMRLNVQAPAQSTWLSLYLPRPTRELPVLLEDSSEVTWAGNLPQSGYYEIVIVAKSETAIDYQLNLAIDNVTSAPVEPAQPEAPEAKD; encoded by the coding sequence ATGAGCGCCGTTTTTTGTAGTCGAGGACATCCGAATCCCGGCGAGAACCGATTTTGCTATCTCTGCGGCGAGAAGCTGAGCAGTCCGGCAATGCAGCAAGACTTAATCCTGGGCGATCGGTATCGGGTGGTGCGGGAGATTGGGCATGGCGGCTTTGGACGAACCTATCTGGCTGAGGATCTTAACCGCTTTCGAGAAGCTTGTGTACTCAAGGAATTCGCGCCACAAATTCAGGGAACCTCCTCCCTTCAAAAAGCAGAGGAACTGTTTGAGCGGGAGGCGGGCATTCTTTACGGCTTGCAGCACCCGCAGATTCCACGCTTTCGAGAACTGTTTCGGGCAGTGCTGGGCGATCGCAGCCATTTGTTTCTGGTGCAGGACTACATTTCTGGCGAAACCTATGGGCAACTGCTTCAGGAGCGGCAGCAGCGAGGGGAAATTTTTACTGAACCGGAAGTGTGCTATCTGCTCACCCAGGTTTTGCCCGTCCTCTCCTACCTGCATCAGTCTGGAGTCATTCACCGGGATATTTCGCCTGATAACCTGATTCTGCGATCGAATGACCGTTTACCCGTCCTGATCGACTTTGGGGGCGTCAAGCAGGTTTCTGCCGCTGCTGAATCCCAGTTTCTACCGTCTGACCAGATGACACCTGCCGCTACGCGATTAGGCAAAATTGGCTATGCTCCTGTGGAACAAATGCAGCAGGGAATCGTTTCGCCTCAGAGCGACTTCTATGCTCTTGCCGTTACCGTTCTGGTACTGCTGTCCGGGCAGGAACCCACCCGCCTGCTGGAAATGAAAGGGACGAGTCCGCAGTGGCAGCGATCGATCGCGATGAGTTCCGCTCTAAGAAGGATTTTGCAGCGAATGCTGACGACTCAACCAGACGATCGTTATCGATCTGCCAACGAAGTTTCAGCGGATCTTCAGCAAGCGAACCTGATCCCAGCAATCAATCCCTGGCTTGAGCAACAGCCTGAATTGGCTGATCCGCAGTCTATTACCGTCGAACCTCCGGCTACGCACCCAACTGCCACGGCTCACGCTGTCCTATCCAAGTCCCCTCCCTTACCGAAACCTCGATCGCACTGGAGCAAATGGGCAATTGTGGGCGGCTTAATCCTGGCTGTTTCGGGGAGTGGCTGGATTTTGCGCGATCGCTGGTTGCCTTTCTTCTCAAGCATTAATCCGTTTGCACCCCAGGAAGAAAACCGTGAAATCGGGCTTCAGCAGCGGAGCGAGACTCTTGGCGTGAGTTTTTCCTTTCTGGTGCAGCTTGCCAATCAAACGTTTTACACCCGCTATCCAGAGCAGCAGGGGCGCACCCTCAGCGATAATCCCCAGGAGCAGGAACTCCGCAAGACTTGGGACAGTATTGCCAATGAATGGCTAAATTTGCTGGAAGCGAATCTTAGCAGCACCGCTCGCCAGAAACTTGGCAGCTACACCAAAGCCGATCGCGACGGCTGGAAACAGCAGGTGAATCAGCTTTATGTCGGAAGCCGATCGCTGTTTGATCTCACTGATGCCCGCTTCTTTGCCCTCTTCCCAGAACAGCAGGGGCAGAGTTTTATCGAGCAGCCGATCGGTCAGATATGGCAGGGCATTGCCGCCGATCAAATTACCGCGCTTAAAAACAATACGGCACTGGAAAGGATTCAATTTGCACCCGGAACCTTTAGCCGTCAAATCAGTGGTCGTCTGGCTCCCGGCTCAGGCAAGGTGTTTATCGCCAATCTCTCGGAAGGACAGATTATGCGCCTGAATGTCCAGGCTCCCGCCCAAAGCACATGGCTTTCCCTCTATTTGCCGCGCCCGACCCGCGAATTACCTGTTCTACTGGAGGATTCGTCTGAAGTGACCTGGGCTGGCAATCTACCCCAGTCCGGCTATTACGAGATTGTGATTGTTGCCAAATCGGAGACAGCGATCGATTACCAGTTGAACCTGGCGATCGATAATGTGACTTCTGCGCCAGTCGAACCCGCCCAACCAGAGGCACCAGAGGCAAAGGATTAA
- a CDS encoding TIGR02450 family Trp-rich protein translates to MAKKQKFPYLVGSKWTAQQSTWGWRHFQVVNRKNEGRWVFAEMVASCDPSVRFWLNAQQLKDRSLWQSGWQSLQEQKALQE, encoded by the coding sequence ATGGCAAAGAAGCAAAAATTCCCCTATCTTGTTGGCTCGAAATGGACAGCGCAGCAATCTACCTGGGGCTGGCGGCATTTTCAGGTTGTGAATCGAAAAAATGAAGGACGCTGGGTGTTTGCGGAGATGGTGGCTTCCTGTGATCCATCCGTCCGTTTCTGGTTAAATGCTCAGCAGCTCAAGGATCGATCGCTCTGGCAGTCAGGGTGGCAATCGTTGCAGGAACAAAAAGCGTTGCAGGAGTAA